The proteins below come from a single Aptenodytes patagonicus chromosome 2, bAptPat1.pri.cur, whole genome shotgun sequence genomic window:
- the GJD4 gene encoding gap junction delta-4 protein codes for MERWDSLGFLIVTLNYNVTIVGKIWLMLVILLRMAVVVLAGYPLYQDEQERFVCNTLQPGCSNVCYDLFSPVSHFRFWLIQTVSILLPYAAFSIYVLHKVAVYLVRMHCVVHGCEGNKALLSPKDLKELCRSAVVNRLDCGADNLSVLNFSGAYTVHLFFRTLLEAAFAAVQYFLFGFFVPERFSCYHSPCTSTVDCYISRPTEKSIMMIFIWGVSSLSFLLSFADLVCALRRMTARNQKNKPLANLHVENDCILNLPPVQHGSSSPPQNQDYPVSKSSQTSDGSCSLLSEEEEEAVLHPEVVSQQTASTNLNSNSNKPCISGDLAVKQDSTEEPLYAGGHQGTTCRQVRTRLQQDFIKDTALTLRPQIKSHLGVSSSVVQSKLLGYYPSAELKNPDAQSNYSSTSCLRSKKSEWV; via the exons ATGGAGCGCTGGGACTCGCTGGGATTTTTGATTGTCACACTCAACTATAACGTGACTATTGTAG gAAAGATCTGGCTAATGTTAGTAATTCTGCTGCGAATGGCAGTGGTAGTGTTAGCAGGCTATCCGCTCTACCAAGACGAGCAGGAGCGCTTCGTCTGCAACACCCTGCAACCAGGATGCTCCAATGTTTGCTATGACTTGTTCTCTCCCGTATCTCACTTTAGATTCTGGCTCATTCAGACTGTGTCTATCCTGCTACCTTATGCTGCATTCAGCATTTATGTTTTGCACAAGGTAGCTGTGTACCTTGTAAGAATGCACTGTGTGGTGCATGGGTGCGAAGGGAATAAAGCTTTATTAAGCCCCAAAGACCTGAAGGAGCTCTGTAGAAGTGCTGTTGTCAATAGATTAGATTGTGGTGCAGATAACCTAAGTGtccttaatttttctggggcatatactgttcatcttttttttaggACACTACTTGAGGCTGCCTTTGCAGCtgtgcagtattttctttttggattttttgttCCTGAGCGCTTTTCCTGCTACCATTCACCTTGTACAAGCACAGTTGATTGTTACATCTCCCGGCCCACTGAGAAATCCATCATGATGATTTTCATCTGGGGGGTCAGCAGTCTATCCTTTCTGCTTAGCTTTGCTGATCTTGTCTGTGCTCTCCGGAGAATGACAGCAAGAAATCAAAAGAACAAACCGCTGGCAAACCTCCACGTAGAGAATGACTGCATTTTAAATCTTCCCCCAGTACAGCATGGTAGCTCTTCTCCACCTCAAAATCAAGACTATCCGGTATCAAAAAGCAGCCAGACCAGTGATGGCTCCTGCTCACTTCtctctgaagaggaagaagaggctgtTCTTCATCCTGAAGTGGTCTCTCAGCAAACGGCCAGCACTAACCTTAACAGCAACAGCAATAAGCCCTGTATATCAGGAGATCTTGCTGTTAAGCAAGATAGCACTGAAGAACCCTTGTATGCTGGTGGCCACCAAGGGACTACATGCAGGCAAGTGAGAACCAGGCTTCAGCAAGACTTCATTAAAGATACTGCCCTGACTTTGAGACCTCAGATCAAGTCTCACCTTGGAGTTTCTTCCTCTGTAGTTCAGAGCAAGCTTTTAGGATACTACCCTTCAGCTGAGCTAAAAAACCCTGATGCACAATCGAATTATAGCAGTACTAGTTGCTTGAGATCAAAAAAGTCCGAATGGGTATAG
- the FZD8 gene encoding frizzled-8 — protein sequence MEWSYLLEITSLLAALSLLQRAGCAAASAAASSSSSSAKELSCQEITVPLCKGIGYNYTYMPNQFNHDTQDEAGLEVHQFWPLVEIQCSSDLRFFLCSMYTPICLEDYKKPLPPCRSVCERAKAGCAPLMRQYGFAWPDRMRCDRLPEQGSPDTLCMDYNRTDLTTAAPPPAKPPLRGAKPGGPAKAPPAAAAPPAEAPRKPRPPPPCEPGCQCRAPMVSVSSERHPLYNRVKTGQIANCALPCHNPYFSPDERAFTAFWIGLWSVLCFLSTFATVSTFLIDMERFKYPERPIIFLAACYLFVSLGYLVRLVAGHEKVACSGGAGAGGAGAGAAGAGGGAAAGAAAAGGRGAAGGAAELQPELAVAEHVRYESTGPALCTVVFLLVYFFGMASSIWWVILSLTWFLAAGMKWGNEAIAGYAQYFHLAAWLLPSVKSIAVLALSSVDGDPVAGICYVGNQSLENLRGFVLAPLLIYLAIGSMFLLAGFVSLFRIRSVIKQQGGPTKTHKLEKLMIRLGLFTVLYTVPAASVVACLFYEQHNRPRWEATHNCPCLRDQQPDQARRPDYAVFMLKYFMCLVVGITSGVWVWSGKTLESWRALCTRCCWASKGAAVAGATGAGAGGQAAIAAAGGLGAGGGGSLYSDVSTGLTWRSGTASSVSYPKQMPLSQV from the coding sequence ATGGAGTGGAGTTACCTGTTGGAAATCACCTCGCTGCTCGCCGCCCTGTCCCTACTGCAGCGCGCCGGCtgcgccgccgcctcggccgccgcgtcgtcctcctcctcctcggccaaggAGCTGTCGTGCCAGGAGATCACCGTGCCCCTCTGCAAGGGCATCGGCTACAACTACACCTACATGCCCAACCAGTTCAACCACGACACGCAGGACGAGGccgggctggaggtgcaccagttCTGGCCGCTGGTGGAGATCCAGTGCTCCAGCGACCTGcgcttcttcctctgcagcatgtACACCCCCATCTGCCTGGAGGACTACAAGAAGCCGCTGCCGCCCTGCCGCAGCGTCTGCGAGCGGGCCAAGGCCGGCTGCGCCCCGCTCATGCGCCAGTACGGCTTCGCCTGGCCCGACAGGATGCGCTGCGACCGCCTCCCCGAGCAGGGCAGCCCGGACACGCTCTGCATGGACTACAACCGCACGGACCTCACcacggccgccccgccgcccgccaaGCCCCCGCTCCGCGGCGCCAAGCCCGGCGGCCCCGCCAaggcgccccccgccgccgccgctccgccggccGAGGCCCCGCGCaagccgcggccgccgccgccctgcgaGCCGGGCTGCCAGTGCCGGGCGCCCATGGTGTCGGTGTCCAGCGAGCGGCACCCGCTCTACAACCGCGTCAAGACGGGGCAGATCGCCAACTGCGCCCTGCCCTGCCACAACCCCTACTTCAGCCCCGACGAGCGCGCCTTCACCGCCTTCTGGATCGGGCTCTGGTCCgtgctctgcttcctctccaCCTTCGCCACCGTCTCCACCTTCCTCATCGACATGGAGCGCTTCAAGTACCCCGAGCGCCCCATCATCTTCCTGGCCGCCTGCTACCTCTTCGTCTCCCTCGGCTACCTGGTGCGCCTGGTGGCCGGACACGAGAAGGTGGCgtgcagcggcggggcgggggcgggcggcgcgggggccggggcggcgggggccggcggcggcgcggcggcgggggcggcggcggcgggggggcgcggcgcggcgggtgGCGCGGCCGAGCTGCAGCCGGAGCTGGCGGTGGCCGAGCACGTGCGGTACGAGAGCACCGGCCCGGCGCTGTGCACCGTGGTCTTCCTGCTCGTCTACTTCTTCGGCATGGCCAGCTCCATCTGGTGGGTCATCCTCTCCCTCACCTGGTTCCTCGCCGCCGGCATGAAGTGGGGCAACGAGGCCATCGCCGGCTACGCACAGTATTTCCACctggctgcctggctgctgcccagcgTCAAGTCCATTGCCGTGCTGGCGCTCAGCTCCGTGGACGGGGACCCCGTGGCCGGCATCTGCTACGTGGGCAACCAGAGCCTGGAGAACTTACGGGGCTTTGTGCTGGCACCGCTGCTCATCTACTTGGCCATCGGCTCCATGTTCCTGCTCGCTGGCTTCGTCTCGCTCTTCCGCATCCGCAGCGTCATCAAGCAGCAGGGCGGCCCCACCAAGACCCACAAGCTGGAGAAGCTGATGATACGCCTGGGCCTCTTCACCGTGCTCTACACTGTGCCAGCTGCCAGCGTGGTCGCCTGCCTCTTCTACGAGCAGCACAACCGGCCCCGCTGGGAGGCCACGCACAACTGCCCCTGCCTGCGTGACCAGCAGCCTGATCAGGCCCGCCGCCCTGACTATGCTGTCTTCATGCTCAAGTACTTCATGTGCCTGGTGGTGGGCATCACCTCCGGTGTTTGGGTCTGGTCTGGCAAGACCCTCGAGTCCTGGAGGGCCCTCTGCACCCGCTGCTGCTGGGCCAGCAAaggtgctgctgtggctggggcCACAGGGGCAGGAGCCGGTGGGCAGGCAGCAATCGCTGCAGCAGGAGGACTTGGGGCTGGAGGCGGTGGCTCCCTCTACAGCGATGTCAGCACCGGCCTGACGTGGAGGTCAGGTACCGCCAGCTCTGTCTCCTACCCCAAGCAGATGCCCCTGTCTCAAGTgtga